From a region of the Terriglobia bacterium genome:
- a CDS encoding glycosyltransferase family 1 protein, with product MRIGINCLDVDPGYSGGINTYTFGLLSGFAAIGAEHQFQIYAVPTNLSLFDRFRERPNFKIVAVPEYQSTLKRGIRKAARMTNVPALYRRVSDWMFPAIARIMDANSDIIYAPTTVLFPYDLRKTTVISMHDIQQFHYPEFFSKQELISRHVLFTLSAQYVDYIQASSEFIKQDLLTHFNELRPEQIFVVPEGVNVSDFQGPREADARVREKYNLPADFLFYPAQLWPHKNHITVLKAVDKLKTTHGLQIPLVLTGAIFSAAEQIFAFIKERKMDYVRYLGKVPFADLTSLYRTARFMITSVLYESSSLCILEAAAAGTPIIASSTPPNVEMSAILDLNLFQSLDVDELAMLLNKIWNDEPYRKRQRETNSRNIEHYSWNNAARSYLSFFEKIEAVTDAGAC from the coding sequence ATGCGGATCGGAATTAACTGCCTGGACGTCGATCCGGGTTACAGCGGCGGAATCAACACCTACACATTCGGCCTCCTTTCCGGTTTTGCTGCGATCGGCGCGGAGCACCAGTTCCAGATTTATGCCGTGCCGACGAATCTGTCGTTGTTCGATCGGTTCCGGGAGCGGCCGAATTTCAAGATCGTCGCGGTTCCGGAGTATCAGTCGACTCTGAAAAGAGGAATCCGGAAAGCAGCGCGGATGACAAATGTCCCCGCACTCTATCGGCGGGTGAGCGATTGGATGTTTCCCGCAATCGCCCGGATCATGGACGCAAATTCCGATATCATTTATGCGCCCACGACGGTTCTGTTTCCTTACGATCTTCGCAAGACAACGGTCATTTCGATGCACGACATCCAGCAATTCCATTACCCGGAATTCTTCTCGAAACAGGAACTGATTTCACGCCATGTGCTGTTCACGCTTAGCGCACAGTATGTGGACTATATTCAGGCGAGCAGCGAATTTATCAAGCAGGATCTGCTCACGCATTTTAACGAATTGCGGCCGGAACAGATTTTCGTGGTGCCTGAAGGCGTGAACGTGTCCGACTTTCAGGGACCCCGCGAAGCCGACGCCCGGGTCCGGGAGAAATATAACCTGCCGGCCGATTTTCTTTTCTACCCGGCGCAGCTTTGGCCCCACAAAAACCACATAACAGTCCTAAAAGCGGTGGATAAGCTTAAAACAACGCATGGCTTACAAATCCCTCTGGTCCTGACGGGCGCTATATTCTCGGCAGCGGAACAGATCTTCGCTTTTATCAAAGAACGCAAGATGGATTACGTTCGTTACCTGGGCAAGGTGCCTTTCGCGGATCTGACAAGCCTGTATCGAACGGCGCGCTTCATGATTACTTCAGTGCTTTATGAATCGAGCAGTCTCTGTATTCTTGAAGCGGCCGCGGCGGGAACGCCGATAATTGCTTCCAGCACTCCTCCGAATGTCGAAATGAGTGCGATTCTGGACCTTAATCTCTTTCAGTCGTTGGACGTAGACGAATTGGCCATGCTTTTGAACAAAATCTGGAATGACGAGCCGTACCGCAAGCGTCAGAGAGAGACCAACTCGCGAAACATCGAGCACTATTCATGGAACAATGCGGCCAGAAGTTATCTTTCGTTTTTCGAAAAGATCGAGGCAGTGACTGATGCTGGAGCCTGCTGA
- a CDS encoding DegT/DnrJ/EryC1/StrS family aminotransferase gives MATGTKTIRQIQPWIDEEELIQLKRVVASTFVVEAELTREFEERTRQLTGARYAIAVTNGTMALYCCLKALEIGPGDEVIVPDLTFIATANAVIMAGATPVFCDVSEDTFCLDPQKAELLISNRTKAIMPVHLYGQAADMDALGKLAAQRGLRIIEDAAQGVGVRFNGRHVGTFGDMGILSYYGNKTITCGEGGVILTDDQRLSQLSYRLKNHGRDGKGVFIHEHIGFNFSFTEMQAAIGVAQMGKLSRIIEKKAGIRDRYVQELAGLKRFRPAFIDPRCAPVYWFTSFLTDDRDALRKYLGEHGIETRLFFYPLHLQPCYRSKVDLRGSFDVAGRIYDQGLSLPSSYNLTDEDQAFVISRIRDFYADRN, from the coding sequence ATGGCAACAGGGACTAAAACGATCAGGCAAATTCAGCCATGGATCGACGAAGAAGAACTTATCCAGCTTAAACGTGTTGTCGCCTCCACCTTCGTTGTCGAAGCGGAACTTACCCGGGAGTTTGAAGAGCGGACTCGCCAACTGACCGGCGCCAGGTACGCTATTGCCGTAACGAACGGGACAATGGCGCTTTATTGCTGCCTCAAGGCCCTTGAAATCGGTCCCGGTGATGAAGTGATCGTCCCGGATTTGACGTTCATCGCCACTGCAAATGCAGTGATCATGGCCGGCGCCACTCCCGTGTTCTGCGACGTTTCAGAAGACACCTTTTGTCTGGACCCTCAAAAAGCTGAACTCCTCATCAGCAACAGAACCAAGGCCATCATGCCCGTGCATCTATACGGACAGGCGGCAGACATGGATGCGTTGGGTAAACTCGCGGCGCAGCGCGGACTCAGGATTATCGAAGATGCCGCGCAGGGCGTGGGTGTTCGCTTCAACGGACGTCATGTCGGGACATTCGGCGACATGGGTATACTTTCTTACTACGGTAACAAGACGATTACGTGCGGCGAGGGCGGAGTCATCCTGACGGATGATCAACGCCTGAGCCAGCTCAGTTACCGTCTCAAGAATCATGGACGCGATGGAAAGGGTGTCTTCATCCACGAGCATATCGGCTTTAACTTTTCCTTCACGGAGATGCAGGCCGCGATCGGCGTTGCTCAGATGGGAAAGCTGTCGCGCATCATCGAGAAGAAAGCCGGAATCCGGGATCGCTATGTGCAGGAACTCGCCGGATTGAAGCGGTTTCGTCCGGCATTTATCGACCCCAGGTGCGCTCCGGTGTATTGGTTCACATCGTTCCTGACGGATGATCGCGATGCTTTGCGGAAATATCTCGGCGAACATGGCATCGAAACCCGTTTGTTTTTCTACCCTTTGCACTTGCAGCCCTGTTACAGGAGCAAAGTCGACTTGCGCGGTTCGTTCGACGTTGCCGGCCGGATTTATGATCAGGGGCTCTCCCTGCCCTCGTCTTACAATTTGACAGACGAAGATCAGGCATTTGTCATTTCCAGGATCCGGGACTTCTATGCGGATCGGAATTAA